One Candidatus Ozemobacteraceae bacterium genomic window carries:
- a CDS encoding aspartate--ammonia ligase — protein MFPEKYRPVLDLFETEHAIKHVKDVFEHRLAERLNLIRVSAPRFLRTGNGLQDDLAGTQTPVSFVTRFRPESIEVVHSLAKWKRHALGRYGIEAGRGLYTDMDAIR, from the coding sequence ATGTTTCCAGAGAAGTACCGACCGGTTCTCGATCTGTTTGAAACCGAACATGCGATCAAGCACGTCAAAGATGTCTTCGAGCACCGGCTCGCCGAGCGGCTCAACCTGATCCGCGTTTCGGCGCCCCGCTTTCTTCGAACCGGGAACGGCCTCCAGGACGACTTGGCCGGCACCCAGACCCCGGTCTCCTTCGTCACGAGGTTCCGGCCCGAGTCGATCGAAGTCGTCCACAGCCTCGCGAAATGGAAGCGACATGCCCTCGGCCGCTACGGCATCGAGGCCGGGCGAGGACTCTACACCGACATGGACGCCATCCGGAA
- a CDS encoding aspartate--ammonia ligase, producing the protein IGGGIGQSRLCMYLLEKAHLGEVQSSVWPVETEQAFRDRGVPLL; encoded by the coding sequence ATCGGCGGCGGCATCGGACAGTCGCGCCTCTGCATGTATCTGCTCGAAAAGGCGCACCTCGGCGAAGTCCAGTCGAGCGTCTGGCCCGTCGAAACCGAACAGGCCTTTCGCGATCGCGGCGTTCCCTTGTTATAA